ACGCCAAAATAGAAATTCGGCTTTGTTATTATAAATACTGAAAGAACAATTGATATGAATATATCATATGCAAGTTGTCGACAGCATTTAACTCTTGTGATAACGATATTCTTGTTTCATTCACGTTTTGACCCAATAATATTTCTCACTGTATATACTGCATGCATGACTGGGTACCTTTGTATGATTGGGAGTGGAATAACAAACCAAATCAATGTGAAGTAAATGTAAATCCAACCAAAAGTTAATGAGATGATTTTAGCTTGGTAAATTTACATCTTAAATTGCAATTTTTCGCCAAACAGAACCATACATTGTTAGTAAGCATATGTATATATGAAACAAAAACGTAAATTCAAATGAACACCAAGATCATGCAAACTGATTTATATGCAAATAACAAATATTCAGATAAATCAAAATCGATGTGGCTTCATATCTACAGCGTTAGTTTGCAAAATTATTCTTAACTTTTTTTTCCAACGTTATAGGAACACTAGCCGGTCGACAAACCCAAAGCCGGTTATAACATAACGAAATGAAAGATTGATTTGCTTCTAATTTTGTAAGAAGTAATATATAAATAAAAGTTTCCAATTTTCGTTAAATTCTTATATATGTTTAAGGCAAAAACATTAGGGTCAGCTTTGCCTAAACCAAATCGGTTCGTCCATGCTTAATTTTAACATGTGCATAAGACAAAGTTGTATGCTTTGGTAAATCCCCATGAGATTGGGTATATCACTGTTGGGCCACCACCACCCCTGCTGCAACAACCACACTCCACCACCCTTCATAAAACGCTTTCTGTGGATGATAAATTTTTGACAGGATCAAAATTTTATCAATCGGTACGATAATATGATAAGTATAACCATCGATCTTCCACAATCATCCAATTTGGGTGGTTGCCTAGTTTGTCCCGCAATTTACGAAAGGCCCCCCACCCTTTCTTCTTACCCATACAACTCTATAATCTCTAGATGTTACTACAACACTCTAAACACTCATAGAGTTTAGCTCTCACATTTCAACTTTCCACCAACTCCATTTTCTTTCAGTGGGTGAAAGACTGACTAACACATGTACATCTATCAACTGGACCATCTGTATTTTGGTGTAAAATTCAAAATATTAAAGGCGATCATCCGGTTGAAAATACTTTTTGGGTCAAAAAAAAAAAAGACATGTACAGAAATTATATGGATTCATCTGAATAAAGATGAATCATCAAATAATCTTTTAGTTTTCTTATTGCACATAAATTTCTGGAAAATTTTGTATAATCTTTCATTCTTACAAGTAAGCTCAGTTACGTAGTGGAATGCAAAAAAAAAGAGCATATATTAATTAATCAGTATACATAATTTCCCAAACAAACTAGGTTTTCATATATCCATATTTAGAAACTCAACATCTCCACGATAGCCGTCCAAACATGTGCAAAATAGTCCACCACTAAGAGTCTAAAATGAAATTTACACATGATTAGTAAAAATTTAACACGATTCAAGTTATACGTAACGTAGTTTTGGTTCTACCTGTCGTATATATCTATAGTTGACAACAATAATCAAAATATACTCAGTTTAAACCTTGCGTGGAGTGCCAAGTAAATAATAAAGTATAAAGAAACAAAGGAACTAACCCGTCTATTTTGTGATACGTTAAATGTCATCAGATGATAACTAAAAAGAAAGAAAGTGAACTTCATATTCTGAATGAACGTATTGATACGTACAAGGGTATACATAGATGAATCAAATACATTCACAATGGTTCCATCAATATGTGTATTTGTACATTTATTTATATATATCATTCGACCATATGTGTCGCTTGAGGATTCATCAAAATTTTATGTTTTCCTTCAAGTAGCATATGATCGATTGCTGCAAAGAGACCAAAATTTAATCACGTTAAACCTTATAATTAACCAAAATATTTACCGCTAGCCATTGCTTAATTTTGCTATTGGGAAGAAATTAGAAGATTAAATATAAACTTAGAGAAAAGAGCGTGAAAACTTACGAGCAGGCTTAGAATGACACATGCGGCTGCCCCTGGGAACAATGCGTACCATAAATTCAAGTCATGAAACTTTGCTCCATCTATGAACATTAGTGGTAGGCTCGCCGCTGTAGTTTTTATTTGTTTATAAATTAATCAGATTAATTAACGAACACAATTAAGTGATTAACTATGACTTTTGTCACAGTAAGTAAGTTCATTAGCAAGGAAAAAGGAAGAATTGATAGCATCTGATTTCGATTAAAAAGAGAGAGAACGTTGTGAAGAGTACATGAAGGGATGTATCTATATGATCTAAGAGTTTTGGTTATTTCTTAGAGCATCTCCAACATGAATATGAAGAGGGTATCTAAGTATTTAAGAAAAAGAAAAAAATAATAAAATTAAAAATGAGAAAACAAAAATTCTAAACTTAAAGGGTTAACTTATCAGACAAAAAATGTAAGAGAAAATTTGTATTTTTGTTGACTTAAAAATAAAATATAATTGACTAACTATAATATTTTTTTAAAAAAAATTTAGAAACAAACTTATATGATTTCTTATTGTAGGAGTTGCTCTTAGTGTATCTAAAAGTTGCGGGGGCAGATTATATTACTTTTGTCAGCTGTATGGACAATGGGTGATTGGACTCTGGTTTTGTTTCTTTATGGGCTTTAGTTTTGATTCATAATTTCATATAGTTTAAAACATGGGCTAAAAATCACATGGTATTTTTTAACTTACTATCTTTAATCCATTAAAATATTAAAATTACATCATTCAATATATTAGGTTGCTCAGTTTCATTTTATTAATTTTCGTCACTCTATGAAACTGGAAAAAGGTTTGAATTTTTTTTATTTATTGTGGTAAAAAAATCCATTTTAGAAATTATATAGAGACAAATAGAATATAATTTACCAGGAGGGTGATTGGCACGAGCAATGACCATAAAAGCGATAGAAGCGGCGAGGGCAACACTCCGGGCGAGCCAACCTGGACCGAATACGGAGAACGCTACCACTCCAATCGCAGCACAGGCTATTTGAGCTAAAAACATATTGTATTTCTGAAAATGTAATAAAAAGACAAAATCATTAAATTGTTTAAAATAACTAAAATAACGACAATATTATGAACCATCATTTAAAGTTCCTTTTTCAAATGATGTGATGTGATCACATCTCTATGAACTAATAACATGATGTGATGGCACAAATAGGTTTTGTGACCGATTACCAAAATACATGAAAGTAATTAGGTGGAATATGTTTTCTTTCTTAATTTAAACAATAAAAAAAGAAAATAATGGATCTCTCTTTATTCCATAGAAAAGTGAAAGTGGGGAATTTCTTAAACTAGTTTGTGAATATAGAACTTAAATGTAAACATTTAAACCCTAAAAGTTAATTGACTTTGGTATGAATTTGCGTTTTGCATTCACGGAAAAAGACAAAGAAGCGTTTTCGTTCAACCACATGTATAATTAGATTGCTACTATATATGTAACATGTGTTTAAGGATTCCCCGAGCAGCAGGAGCAGATGGAGTGGTGAAAAGAATGGCGCAGACCGCACCAAGTGGTGCAACTGACATTGTGATCCCTTTTGGAGATAACATTTGATCCATTCTTCCCAATATTGCCATCGCCGCAAACGCTCCTATTCAGGAAAAAAAAAGATGATTAGTTTTTTTTTTTTTGTCACAAACCCGAGCAGCAGGAGCAGATGGAGTGGTGAAAAGAATGGCGCAGACCGCACCAAGTGGTGCAACTGACATTGTGATCCCTTTTGGAGATAACATTTGATCCATTCTTCCCAATATTGCCATCGCCGCAAACGCTCCTATTCAGGAAAAAAAAAGATGATTAGTTTTTTTTTTTTTGTCACAAACATGATTAGTTAAGAACCATTAACTTTCAAGAAAAATCAAATTGTTCCAGAAATACTTTTTTTTGAAAAATGTTGTAATGGTAACATTTTTAACTATACAGTCACAATTACCATTGGATATCCGTTTGAAATTCAGATTAAAGCTCAAACCAGAGATGTATCTATACAACTCTAGCTGAGACACACATGATTTCATATGTGTTGGTAGAAGTCAGCTATAACCTTTGAATAATAGGTAGACCTATCTGTCAGCATAGGGTTTTGACTACAAAACAACTAGGATCCTCGAGAAATAAACATTAGTTTGACTATACCATATCTGTTTCACGATTCAAGTATTTACTTCAATTAGAGGATCACATAATATATTTAGGTATAATTCTTTCTCATACGCTATTTTACAGGGAATAGTTTTCTTCCAACCAGTTAAATTTATCTAGATTTCTTGCTTAAGCTAATTTCTTCACATTTATCCTGAAAAAAACATAACTTAATATCAAGGTATATTCGATAAATTGGTGTTTGACCCAAAAAATCGATAAATTGGTGAAATTGGAAATGCATGTTATATAAATGACCATTTGGCCGTAGGAAGAGCCACAATGTCTCTCTCTCTCTCTCCGTATTTTTTACTATAATATCTCCTCATCTTTTGGGTCAGACAGGAATTAATATTGTCCATTAATTATTAATTTTATATTCTTTTTATGTGTACCTCTTCTCTCTTCCTTAGTTTTTTGTTTTCAACTTTTATACCCTAATCGCCTGTTGTGGTTCTTCTGAATTAGAAACAAAAGGGCATCAAATTTAGATAAACACAAAGATGAAAAAACGTATTAGTAGTCCTTATGAGTTATGATCATTAGACAATACAAATTATGATCTTAATCACTGATTATCAATTAGCATATACGTTTCTTTAAAAAGTCAACTTACCAGCTGCGGGCCAAATGACATCACTCAGCAATAGAGTTGTTGCCGCCGCCTTCTTATCTGGCATCCAAGACTCCCAAGACGACGGTGCAGTCATGTTTCCCGCCGAAGCCACCACCGTGCTAACTCGCCGACGGTGGCTTAAAAACGCTGGATTTCTCATTTGGCTCCAAGATTTAAATTCAAAGCATCTATTATAAGTAGAACACCCGATAATATGCTTGCTCGGAACGGCGGTGAGCATTGCCTGACATTTCAAAGTCGTCGTACTAGTGAGGTTCCGGCGAATAGGATGTAAGCGAACCGGAGTTAGTGGCTTCACCGGAGCCGTGGACATGGTAATCTGAGGTGGAGAAATAAAGATAATTAAGACCGCTCAAAATCTAGAAAAATATCACAAGAAAAAGGCTAAAATACTCTTCTTCTCTGTCCCCTTCACCAATAGGAGACAGGCAATCTTTACCATCTCTATTTATATATGCACGCAGCACGTATCTGCGTATGTGTACAAATACATACATAGGTAGATTAGCATATTCTTAACTTTTTTCATACTAGCCTTTTAATTATTTATGAATATACATATACATATATAATGGTATGAATGAGTTCACTGTCATGGTCGTAATTTTAAAAATAATAATTTTAGAGTACAATTTGCAAATAATTCATTAAAATTGTTTTATACATTTTCTATAAATATTAGATCTCAAAGTGAAGCCCAAACTGACTTCTGAGAGCTTCAATCGCTATGTGAAACCAGGATTGTTAGGTCAAAAACATATCTAGTGGAAGTTGAATTTTCATTAGGCTACCATTACTACTTAATTTGATTATAGTTATGTAAAACAATAGAACTCTTTCAAAAGTTGATTACTGTACTTAACGAAAGTGCTAATGACATCAGTGGTCTCTTGTATTTATACATCTATATGTAAATTAGTATCATATTATCAATTACATTACGACATAATATCGTGTATTGTATATACGTGTGTAGCAACTTGCAAAGCGTATAGGGCAAAAAAAAAAAAAAGCGTTGCCCTTTTAGGGGGTGGATGGGGCTTGGAAGATAGACGAAAGACTCTTCCATTAAACGAAAGGTCAAATATTCAGAGAGGATAACATTAAAATATCCCACAAAGGAAAAATCACAACTTTGTCTAGTCTCATCCATTTTTTCTTTAATTAAATCTCTGCATTTTCTCATATATGATCATTTTAAATTGCGATTTTTGCGGGCAAATACCATACACAAAATTCTCCTCATTCAAGTATATATATTTTCAAAAAAATTTATGAAGAATAGGCTATATTACATAAACAAAAGGTCAATATTCAGAGGACAACATTAAAATATCCCACAAAAGAAAAATCAAAAACATTGTCTAGTCTCATACATTTTTTTTTCTTTATTTCTTTTCTCTTATAAGATCAAATTTGTAATATATATTTTTGCTGAAAATACCAATTTTTTAATACGTTATTTTTAACACCAATTTTTAAATACATATAATTCTCTTCATTCAGGTATCTAAATTCCTTTTTAAAAATTATGAAGAATAGGCTAAATAGCATAAAATAAAATTGCAGACCTTGTCTTCTGCTTACAATGTCGCAAAATGGAACATTTCATTACTAAACATTAACGTGCACAAGAATAATGCACCATCCTTCAAATTATAATTTACAAACAGAGTCCCTCGGTGCAAAACCACAATCATAATGGAAAGCAGATAATAAATCAAACCGGAGCATACCCACTAACAGTAATCAGAATGGGAATCATCGTAGTAATCGATAGCAGAAGATGGCGACATTACTTCTTGCTCAAGTAACTGAACCACCTGATTCATGGCCGGCCGGTCCTCAGGGTTGGCAGCTGTGCACCTCGCAGCTATCTCAATCAATGCCTCAGCAGAGTCTTCGTCCACATCAGCACATCTCTTGTCCATTACATCCTCTAATCTATCCTCTTTCAACAAAGTGTTCATCTAAAAGAAAGAAAGAAAGAACATTTTAGTTAGAACCCTAAAAAGGCAAAAACAGAGCAGTTCTTCGTTTTGTCTTTTACCCATCCGACAACGTTTAAGCCTCTTTTAACGAATGTCGTGTCTGTTGGTCTCTTTCCGGTAACGAGCTCGAGCAAAAGAACTCCAAAGCTGTAGACATCAGACTTCTCCGTTGCTCTACCGTTCTGCAGATACTCTGTTTCCAAAACATATAACAAAAGTTAGAAACTTTTTGTCAAAGATTCATCAGAAAGTAGATATAGCAGAGAGAACAAAGGACCTGGAGCAAGATAGCCAAAGGTGCCAGCTACCACGGTGGTAACGTGAGCCTCTTCGTCAACAAGAAGCTTCGCAAGTCCAAAGTCCGAGACTCGAGGCTCTAGCTTATCATTGAGTAGAATGTTGCTTGACTTTATGTCACGGTGAACTATCTTAGGGCTACAATCATGGTGCAAATAGGCCAACCCCCTCGCTGAACCTAGAGCTACTCTCAATCTAGCGTTCCAGTTCAACAAACCGTCTTCTTGATCTCGTTCTTGCGAGACAAAAAAAAACAAAACAAAGATCAGTATGAATCATAGGCTGAGATCAAAGAGAAGATATGTGTATTACTTACCGTGGAGGAGATGGTCTAAGCTGCCAAGAGTTAGATAATCATAGATGAGAAGTCTTGAAGTAGGCAAGCGGCAGTATCCACGCAGGTTCACTAGATTGATGTGTTTGACACTTCCTAAAATCTCAACCTCTCGCTCAAAAACTCGGTCTGATCCTTGTCTACTCCTGTCTATCTTCTTGACAGCAAAAGTTCCAAGATCGTTCATCACCATTCGGTAGACGGTGCCAAACCCTCCTGAACCAACAATGTCTTCTTCGTCAAGAGACTCCAGCTTCTCGATCAGCTCGGTCGAGGAGTATGGAAGATCACCGTGGAATGTAATCAGCTTTTTGCTTGTTTCTGATGGTTCTTTTTGTTTCTTGACTTCAGTGTACTTCTTTACTGTTCTTTCCTTCTTTGAGAGCATCCAAACCCAAAGGAACACAAAGATGATGATGAATGCAACCGCCATTGTAGACATTGCTCCGATCAAGATGCCTTTGATCAAGCGTGACGATCTCTTTGGAGGATCTGTGGAGAGAAATCAAGAAAAGTTTAGCCAAAGGGAGGGAAACTCAAGAAACAAAAAGAGTAGGTTTAGTAAGTATTAAGAAACTTGCCTGATTCATCATCAGTTACTGCGTGAGGAAGAACAACAGGGAAGCCCATTGATGATCTACATGGCTTGTGAATTTGCGATCCACAGAGGTCCAAGTTACCAGTGAATCTAACCCATATACAGACACAAAAAACCATAGTCAGAATATAACATCCTCCTATTCTAACATAACATTCAGCACAACTAAAAGAAGAGAAACTCTCACGATTCAGGTCCGAATCTGCTGAGCACTCCGATATCTGGAATCTCCCCAGAGAGAAAGTTGGCTGACATGTTCCTGAATCAAACAAAGAGTTCAAGAACAAGACACAAGCTTCCACACAAGGCTTGTTGTGTGTACTTACAAGGAGCGTAAACGTGTAAGACGACTCATTGAAGAAGGAATAGCACCCTTGAGTGTATTGCTTGATAGATCCCTGCAAAAAAAAAAAAAAAAAAAAAAAAAAGCACTCAAACCATCAGAAACTCTTTGGAATTGATCAAACATGAAAAGAATCAAAAAGGCTAATAGAGTTTTGGTTTTGAATCTTACAAGATAGTAAGAAACGTGAGGTTGCCGATACTCGGTGGAATCTCGCCTTGAAGAAAGTTACCCCTCAAGTACCTGAAAGCATGTTTAAACAGATGACACCAAATGTTTATGGCTCAACACTCTCAATGTGTGAAGAAAAATGGTGACTTACATAGCTCTGAGCTCAGTGCAATTAGTGATTTCATCAGGAATTGTTCCGTGTAAGCTGTTTTGATGAAGTGCCCTACATTACTCAGAACCCGGTTTTTTTGAATGAATTAAACAAACTACTATACAACTTAAAAGACGGAAGCTTTAGTACTAAAAAAACAAATCTAGCCACTCACAGTCTTTGCAATCTACTAAGTTTCCCAATGCTAGGAGATATTATCCCTCCTAGTTGCATGTAAGGTAAGTTTCTGCATCATCATCCAGAGAGAAAAAAATACAAACAGTTCAGATCAAAAGAAGAGAAGATGGAGAGTGAGAATGTGATAAGAGTAGAGAGAGCATTGTTTACATAGAAACGACTCTTTGGTCTTGAGGATTACAGGAGACACCAGTCCAAGAACAAGGAGACTCGTCTGAATCTCTCCAGTTTTCTAGTGAGTTCCTCGTATCGTTGAATCCGCTTTTCAGCTCCAAAAGAGCATACCCTACATGATCAAAATCTCAAATCTCAGATTTCTCACCAACCAAAAAGAAAAAGGGGCAAAGACTTAAAGAGAGAAAGTGTATACTACTAACCATCGAGACTGAGAGCAAAAGAGCATGAAACGAAAACGGTAGCTGCAGAAATTAATGAGAGAGCCCAATTCAAGAAACCCATTTCTCTGATTCTAAAGTAGAAGGAGGTTTTTAAGCTTGATTCGAAGGAGAAGAGAACACAAAAGGTAAAAAAAAAAAGAGAGATTAGAAATTTATCCCCAAATGAGCTAAAGAGGTGGAAGAGAGAGATTAGTGGTTGGGTGTGAGGACTACTACTCATCATGAATAATCTTTACTTTTGTTTTTCCTCAAAAGAATTCTTTTTTTTTTTTTTTATCTTTCTTCTTTTTTCCCTCTTCTTTTCGAACTAAGTGAATGGAGCGATTTTTGAAATTCTGTCTCTACTCTTGGAGGGTTGTGCACAGAGAAGAGTGAGGAGACCCGTTGCGAGAGGAGACATTATTCAAAAATCATCCGTGTCTAAGATTGAATATACTAACACTCGCGAGTACAGTTTGTACACCTACTCGCTACTGTTTTAAGTCGGCAATGGGTCAATTGACAGCGATTCGTTTACCGAATCTGTACCTGAGACGCAAGTGAGCGAGTGGAACGTTATCTGAAACTCTGTCGTTTCTGTATTTGCTTTGTCTCGATGCGTTAAAAACAAATGTTTACTCTCACCAAATCTACTGATTCCGTTAACACTAATCACTACTGTCGTCGTAATATTTCAATATAAGTCAATATTAAAACCTAACCAAATAATCGGAGACTTGTTTTATTGATTTTTTGTATATGCTAGTTGAAAAATATTAACTAATATTCCCTCTGTTTCTAAATCTAATTAGTTTTAGCAAAAAAAAATTTGTTTCACAATATAAGTAGTTTACATATTTCAATGCATTTTTTTCATTTATTTGCGTGACCAATGAAATAATGTTAGGTTTTTAATAATTGATTGAATTAATTGGTTAAATGATATATTATTGAGAAAAAGACAAAAATATCACTAAATCAAGTTTATGTTCTCAAACTAGCACTCAAGGTCAAAAGTCACAAAAATAGCACTTAATGTTTTATCAAAAGTCACAAACTTAATGTTTAGAGTTAAAGGGTGGGGTTTAGGATTTAGGGTTTAGGGTTTAGGGTTTAGGGTTTAGGGTTTAGGGTTTAGGGTTTAGGGTTTAGGGTTTAGGGTTTAGGGTTTAGGGTTTAGGGTTTAGGGTTTGGGTTTTGTGGTTTAGGGTTTAGGGTTTAGAGTTTACGGTTTAGGGTTTAGAGTTTAGGGTTTAGGGTTTAGGGTTTAGGGTTTAGGGTTTAGGGTTTAGGGTTTAGGGTTTAGGGTTTAGGGTTTAGGGTTTAGGGTTTAGGGTTTAGGGTTTAAGGTTTAGGGTTTAGAGTTTAGGGTTTAGGGTTTAGGGTTTAGAGTTTACGGTTTAGGGTTTAGAGTTTAGGATTTAGGGTTTAGAGTTGAGAAATGAAGTTTTGGGGATAAGATTTCAAATTTTGAAAAATAAAAAAATTAAAAATTTCAAAGGATAAACTTAGAAAGGTGCTTTTTAGTCATTTTTGTTTTTGAGTGCTATTTTTGTGATATAAACTTAGAAATGTGCTATTTTGAAGATTTGTCCTATATTATTTTAAATAACAATTTTCTAAATATTTGTGTTTTTAATCAAAATTACATATAATTAAAAACGGAGGGAGTAAATTTTAACAGTTACTTGGGTGAATATTGATGTTAATAACAGATGGTTTCGCACCCCAATTTAAAGAAGATATTTTTTTTTTTTTTTTGAAAATAACAAGATAAATTTTACCTACTAAACAAGTAATAAAAACGATAACAGCCATGTAAAGGCAAATATTCAAACGATAACCAAACCGAAATTAAGAACATAGAGTAGAGAAATAACAGTCCACAATTTAAAAGAGAAGATCCTAGAGAATTGTCCATACAAACCGAATAAACCTGCAACCGGTAATTGAGGTTTTCTTTTCTTTTTTCATAAAGTACCAAAAGGCTAAATTTTTTAAAGGGAGGTGTGACGTTGACGTAATTACTCCTCAGTACTCTTCCTCCTGTTGGTATTCTCCTTCTTCCTCATCCTCGTACTCACCTTCCTCATCTGCTGTTGCATCCTGGTATTGTTGGTACTCCGAAACCAGATCGTTCATGTTGCTCTCCGCTTCTGTGAACTCCATCTCGTCCATTCCTTCCCCTGTGTACCAATGCAAGAAAGCCTTCCTCCTGAACATAGCCGTGAACTGCTCACTCACACGCCTAAACATCTCCTGGATCGAAGTCGAGTTTCCAATGAAAGTTGACGCCATCTTCAGACCAGTTGGCGGGATGTCACAGACTGTTGACTTCACGTTGTTTGGGATCCACTCCACAAAGTAGGATGAGTTCTTGTTCTGCACGTTCAGCATCTGCTCGTCCACTTCCTTTGTGCTCATCTTGCCACGGAACATGGCGGAGGCTGTGAGGTAGCGACCGTGTCTTGGGTCTGCAGCACACATCATGTTCTTGGAGTCCCACATCTGCTGGGTGAGTTCAGGGACAGTGAGGGAACGGTACTGCTGAGATCCTCTTGAGGTG
The DNA window shown above is from Brassica oleracea var. oleracea cultivar TO1000 chromosome C3, BOL, whole genome shotgun sequence and carries:
- the LOC106328334 gene encoding LRR receptor-like serine/threonine-protein kinase FEI 2 is translated as MMSSSPHTQPLISLFHLFSSFGDKFLISLFFFTFCVLFSFESSLKTSFYFRIREMGFLNWALSLISAATVFVSCSFALSLDGYALLELKSGFNDTRNSLENWRDSDESPCSWTGVSCNPQDQRVVSINLPYMQLGGIISPSIGKLSRLQRLALHQNSLHGTIPDEITNCTELRAMYLRGNFLQGEIPPSIGNLTFLTILDLSSNTLKGAIPSSMSRLTRLRSLNMSANFLSGEIPDIGVLSRFGPESFTGNLDLCGSQIHKPCRSSMGFPVVLPHAVTDDESDPPKRSSRLIKGILIGAMSTMAVAFIIIFVFLWVWMLSKKERTVKKYTEVKKQKEPSETSKKLITFHGDLPYSSTELIEKLESLDEEDIVGSGGFGTVYRMVMNDLGTFAVKKIDRSRQGSDRVFEREVEILGSVKHINLVNLRGYCRLPTSRLLIYDYLTLGSLDHLLHERDQEDGLLNWNARLRVALGSARGLAYLHHDCSPKIVHRDIKSSNILLNDKLEPRVSDFGLAKLLVDEEAHVTTVVAGTFGYLAPEYLQNGRATEKSDVYSFGVLLLELVTGKRPTDTTFVKRGLNVVGWMNTLLKEDRLEDVMDKRCADVDEDSAEALIEIAARCTAANPEDRPAMNQVVQLLEQEVMSPSSAIDYYDDSHSDYC
- the LOC106336347 gene encoding uncharacterized protein LOC106336347, with amino-acid sequence MSTAPVKPLTPVRLHPIRRNLTSTTTLKCQAMLTAVPSKHIIGCSTYNRCFEFKSWSQMRNPAFLSHRRRVSTVVASAGNMTAPSSWESWMPDKKAAATTLLLSDVIWPAAGAFAAMAILGRMDQMLSPKGITMSVAPLGAVCAILFTTPSAPAARKYNMFLAQIACAAIGVVAFSVFGPGWLARSVALAASIAFMVIARANHPPAASLPLMFIDGAKFHDLNLWYALFPGAAACVILSLLQSIICYLKENIKF